The following are encoded together in the Equus quagga isolate Etosha38 chromosome 1, UCLA_HA_Equagga_1.0, whole genome shotgun sequence genome:
- the SMARCC2 gene encoding SWI/SNF complex subunit SMARCC2 isoform X3, with protein MAVRKKDGGPNVKYYEAADTVTQFDNVRLWLGKNYKKYIQAEPPTNKSLSSLVVQLLQFQEEVFGKHVSNAPLTKLPIKCFLDFKAGGSLCHILAAAYKFKSDQGWRRYDFQNPSRMDRNVEMFMTIEKSLVQNNCLSRPNIFLCPEIEPKLLGKLKDIIKRHQGTVTEDKNNASHVVYPVPGNLEEEEWVRPVMKRDKQVLLHWGYYPDSYDTWIPASEIEASVEDAPTPEKPRKVHAKWILDTDTFNEWMNEEDYEVNDDKNPVSRRKKISAKTLTDEVNSPDSDRRDKKGGNYKKRKRSPSPSPTPEAKKKNAKKGPSTPYTKSKRGHREEEQEDLTKDMDEPSPVPNVEEVTLPKTVNTKKDSESAPVKGGTMTDLDEQEDESMETTGKDEDENSTGNKGEQTKNPDLHEDNVTEQTHHIIIPSYAAWFDYNSVHAIERRALPEFFNGKNKSKTPEIYLAYRNFMIDTYRLNPQEYLTSTACRRNLAGDVCAIMRVHAFLEQWGLINYQVDAESRPTPMGPPPTSHFHVLADTPSGLVPLQPKTPQQTSASQQMLNFPDKGKEKPTDMQNFGLRTDMYTKKNVPSKSKAAASATREWTEQETLLLLEALEMYKDDWNKVSEHVGSRTQDECILHFLRLPIEDPYLEDSEASLGPLAYQPIPFSQSGNPVMSTVAFLASVVDPRVASAAAKSALEEFSKMKEEVPTALVEAHVRKVEEAAKVTGKADPAFGLESSGIAGTTSDEPERIEESGTDEARAEGQATEEKKEPKEPREGVGAVEEEAKEKTSEAPKKDEEKGKEGDGEKESEKSDGDAIVDPEKEKEPKEGQEEVLKEVVESEGERKTKVERDIGEGNLSTAAAAALAAAAVKAKHLAAVEERKIKSLVALLVETQMKKLEIKLRHFEELETIMDREREALEYQRQQLLADRQAFHMEQLKYAEMRARQQHFQQMHQQQQQPPPALPPGSQPIPPTGAAGPPTVHGLAMAPASVAPAPAGSGAPPGSLGPSEQIGQAGSTAGPQQQQPAGAPQPGAVPPGVPPPGPHGPSPFPNQQTPPSMMPGAVPGSGHPGVAGNAPLGLPFGMPPPPPPPAPSIIPFGSLADSISINLPPPNLHGHHHHLPFAPGTLPPPNLPVSMANPLHPNLPATTTMPSSLPLGPGLGSAAAQSPAIVAAVQGNLLPSASPLPDPGTPLPPDPTAPSPGTVTPVPPPQ; from the exons tATATACAAGCTGAACCACCCACCAATAAGTCCTTGTCTAGCCTGGTTGTACAGTTGCTACAGTTTCAGGAGGAAGTTTTTGGCAAACATGTCAGCAATGCACCGCTCACTAAACTGCCG ATCAAATGTTTCCTAGATTTCAAAGCAGGAGGGTCCCTGTGCCACATACTTGCAGCTGCCTACAAATTCAAGAGTGACCAGGGATG GCGGCGTTACGATTTCCAGAACCCATCGCGCATGGACCGCAATGTGGAAATGTTCATGACCATTGAGAAGTCCTTGGTGCAG aATAACTGCCTGTCGCGACCTAACATTTTCCTTTGCCCAGAAATTGAACCCAAACTGCTAGGGAAAttaaaggacattatcaagagaCACCAG GGAACCGTCACTGAGGACAAGAACAATGCCTCCCATGTTGTGTATCCTGTCCCAGGGAACCTGGAAGAAG AGGAATGGGTACGACCAGTCATGAAAAGAGATAAGCAGGTTCTTCTGCACTGGGGCTACTATCCTGACAG TTACGACACCTGGATTCCAGCCAGTGAAATTGAAGCATCTGTTGAAGATGCTCCAACTCCTGAGAAACCTAGGAAG GTGCATGCAAagtggatcctggacacagacaccTTCAACGAATGGATGAATGAGGAAGACTACGAAGTAAATGATGACAAAAACCCTGTCTCCCGCCGAAAGAAGATTTCAGCCAAGACATTGACAGATGAG GTGAACAGCCCAGATTCAGATCGACGGGACAAGAAGGGGGGAAACTATAAGAAGAGGAAGCGCTCCCCGTCTCCTTCACCGACCCCAGAagctaagaagaaaaatgctaAGAAAGG tcCCTCAACACCTTACACTAAGTCAAAACGTGGCCACCGAGAAGAGGAGCAAGAAGACCTGACAAAGGACATGGATGAGCCCTCACCGGTCCCCAACGTAGAAGAGGTGACACTGCCCAAGACAG TCAACACTAAGAAGGACTCCGAGTCAGCCCCAGTCAAAGGAGGCACCATGACTGACCTGG atGAACAGGAGGATGAAAGCATGGAGACCACGGGCAAG GATGAGGATGAGAACAGTACGGGGAACAAGGGGGAGCAGACCAAGAATCCAGACCTTCACGAGGACAACGTGACTGAGCAGACCCACCACATCATCATCCCCAGCTACGCTGCCTGGTTTGACTATAATAG TGTTCATGCCATTGAGCGGAGGGCTCTCCCCGAGTTCTTCAACGGCAAGAACAAGTCCAAGACCCCAGAAAT cTACCTGGCCTATCGGAACTTCATGATTGACACTTACCGGCTGAACCCCCAAGAGTATCTCACCTCCACCGCCTGCCGCAGGAACCTGGCGGGTGATGTCTGTGCCATCATGAG GGTCCATGCCTTCCTAGAACAGTGGGGTCTTATTAACTACCAGGTGGATGCTGAGAGTCGACCAACCCCAATGGGGCCTCCACCCACCTCTCACTTCCACGTCTTGGCGGACACACCATCAGGGCTGGTGCCTCTGCAGCCCAAGACCCCACAG CAGACCTCTGCTTCCCAGCAAATGCTCAACTTCCCtgacaaaggcaaagagaaaccAACAGACATGCAGAACTTTGGGCTGCGCACAGACATGTACACGAAGAAGAACGTCCCCTCCAAG AGCAAGGCTGCAGCCAGCGCCACTCGAGAGTGGACAGAACAGGAGACCCTGCTGCTCCTGGAG gCACTGGAAATGTACAAAGATGACTGGAACAAAGTGTCGGAGCATGTGGGAAGCCGCACCCAGGACGAGTGCATCTTGCATTTTCTTCGTCTTCCCATCGAAGATCCGTACCTGGAGGACTCAGAGGCCTCCCTGGGGCCCCTGGCCTACCAGCCCATCCCCTTCAGTCAGTCAGGCAACCCTGTTATGAGCACTGTTGCCTTCCTGGCCTCTGTCGTCGATCCTCGAGTTGCCTCTGCTGCTGCAAAGTCTGCCCTAG AAGAGTTCTCCAAAATGAAGGAAGAGGTACCCACAGCTTTGGTGGAGGCCCATGTTCGGAAGGTGGAAGAAGCAGCCAAAGTGACGGGCAAGGCGGACCCAGCCTTTGGCCTGGAAAGCAGTGGCATTGCAGGAACCACCTCTGATGAGCCTGAGCGGATCG AGGAGAGCGGGACTGACGAGGCACGGGCAGAGGGCCAGGCcacagaggagaagaaggagccCAAG GAACCCCGAGAAGGAGTTGGGGCTGTAGAGGAAGAAGCAAAGGAGAAAACCAGCGAGGCTCCCaagaaggatgaagagaaagggaaagaaggcgaCGGCGAGAAGGAGTCAGAAAAGAGTGACGGGGACGCGATAG TTGACcctgagaaggagaaggagccaaaggaagggcaggaggaagtgCTGAAGGAAGTGGTGGAGTcggagggggagaggaagacaAAGGTGGAGCGGGACATCGGCGAGGGCAACCTCTCCACTGCTGCCGCTGCAGCTCTGGCCGCTGCCGCCGTGAAGGCCAAG CACTTGGCTGCTGTTGAAGAAAGGAAGATCAAATCTCTGGTGGCCCTGCTGGTGGAGACCCAAATGAAAAAGTTGGAGATCAAACTCCGGCACTTTGAAGAACTGGAGACGATCATGGACCGGGAGCGAGAAGCA CTGGAGTATCAGAGACAGCAGCTCCTGGCCGACAGACAAGCCTTCCACATGGAGCAGCTGAAGTATGCGGAGATGAGGGCCCGGCAGCAGCACTTTCAACAAATGCACCAACAGCAACAGCAGCCACCGCCAGCCTtgcccccaggctcccagcctaTCCCTCCTACAGGCGCCGCTGGGCCACCCACAGTCCACGGCTTGGCCATGGCTCCAGCTTCTGTGGCCCCTGCTCCTGCTGGCAGTGGGGCCCCTCCTGGAAGCTTGGGCCCCTCTGAACAGATTGGGCAGGCAGGGTCAACAGCAGGGCCACAGCAGCAGCAACCAGCTGGAGCCCCCCAGCCTGGGGCAGTCCCACCAGGGGTACCCCCCCCTGGACCCCATG GCCCCTCACCGTTCCCCAACCAACAAACTCCTCCCTCAATGATGCCAGGGGCAGTGCCAGGCAGCGGGCACCCAGGCGTGGCGGGTAATGCTCCTTTGGGTTTGCCTTTTGGCatgccgcctcctcctcctcctcctgctccatccaTCATCCCATTTGGTAGTCTAGCCGACTCCATCAGTATTAACCTTCCCCCTCCTAACCTGCATGGGCATCACCACCATCTCCCGTTCGCCCCGGGCACTCTCCCCCCACCTAACCTGCCTGTGTCCATGGCGAACCCTCTACATCCTAACCTGCCGGCGACCACCACCATGCCATCTTCCTTGCCTCTCGGGCCGGGGCTCGGATCCGCCGCAGCCCAGAGCCCTGCCATTGTGGCAGCTGTTCAGGGCAACCTCCTGCCCAGTGCCAGCCCACTGCCAG aCCCAGGCACTCCCTTGCCTCCAGACCCCACGGCCCCTAGCCCAGGCACGGTCACCCCTGTGCCACCTCCACAGTGA
- the SMARCC2 gene encoding SWI/SNF complex subunit SMARCC2 isoform X4 has translation MAVRKKDGGPNVKYYEAADTVTQFDNVRLWLGKNYKKYIQAEPPTNKSLSSLVVQLLQFQEEVFGKHVSNAPLTKLPIKCFLDFKAGGSLCHILAAAYKFKSDQGWRRYDFQNPSRMDRNVEMFMTIEKSLVQNNCLSRPNIFLCPEIEPKLLGKLKDIIKRHQGTVTEDKNNASHVVYPVPGNLEEEEWVRPVMKRDKQVLLHWGYYPDSYDTWIPASEIEASVEDAPTPEKPRKVHAKWILDTDTFNEWMNEEDYEVNDDKNPVSRRKKISAKTLTDEVNSPDSDRRDKKGGNYKKRKRSPSPSPTPEAKKKNAKKGPSTPYTKSKRGHREEEQEDLTKDMDEPSPVPNVEEVTLPKTVNTKKDSESAPVKGGTMTDLDEQEDESMETTGKDEDENSTGNKGEQTKNPDLHEDNVTEQTHHIIIPSYAAWFDYNSVHAIERRALPEFFNGKNKSKTPEIYLAYRNFMIDTYRLNPQEYLTSTACRRNLAGDVCAIMRVHAFLEQWGLINYQVDAESRPTPMGPPPTSHFHVLADTPSGLVPLQPKTPQTSASQQMLNFPDKGKEKPTDMQNFGLRTDMYTKKNVPSKSKAAASATREWTEQETLLLLEALEMYKDDWNKVSEHVGSRTQDECILHFLRLPIEDPYLEDSEASLGPLAYQPIPFSQSGNPVMSTVAFLASVVDPRVASAAAKSALEEFSKMKEEVPTALVEAHVRKVEEAAKVTGKADPAFGLESSGIAGTTSDEPERIEESGTDEARAEGQATEEKKEPKEPREGVGAVEEEAKEKTSEAPKKDEEKGKEGDGEKESEKSDGDAIVDPEKEKEPKEGQEEVLKEVVESEGERKTKVERDIGEGNLSTAAAAALAAAAVKAKHLAAVEERKIKSLVALLVETQMKKLEIKLRHFEELETIMDREREALEYQRQQLLADRQAFHMEQLKYAEMRARQQHFQQMHQQQQQPPPALPPGSQPIPPTGAAGPPTVHGLAMAPASVAPAPAGSGAPPGSLGPSEQIGQAGSTAGPQQQQPAGAPQPGAVPPGVPPPGPHGPSPFPNQQTPPSMMPGAVPGSGHPGVAGNAPLGLPFGMPPPPPPPAPSIIPFGSLADSISINLPPPNLHGHHHHLPFAPGTLPPPNLPVSMANPLHPNLPATTTMPSSLPLGPGLGSAAAQSPAIVAAVQGNLLPSASPLPDPGTPLPPDPTAPSPGTVTPVPPPQ, from the exons tATATACAAGCTGAACCACCCACCAATAAGTCCTTGTCTAGCCTGGTTGTACAGTTGCTACAGTTTCAGGAGGAAGTTTTTGGCAAACATGTCAGCAATGCACCGCTCACTAAACTGCCG ATCAAATGTTTCCTAGATTTCAAAGCAGGAGGGTCCCTGTGCCACATACTTGCAGCTGCCTACAAATTCAAGAGTGACCAGGGATG GCGGCGTTACGATTTCCAGAACCCATCGCGCATGGACCGCAATGTGGAAATGTTCATGACCATTGAGAAGTCCTTGGTGCAG aATAACTGCCTGTCGCGACCTAACATTTTCCTTTGCCCAGAAATTGAACCCAAACTGCTAGGGAAAttaaaggacattatcaagagaCACCAG GGAACCGTCACTGAGGACAAGAACAATGCCTCCCATGTTGTGTATCCTGTCCCAGGGAACCTGGAAGAAG AGGAATGGGTACGACCAGTCATGAAAAGAGATAAGCAGGTTCTTCTGCACTGGGGCTACTATCCTGACAG TTACGACACCTGGATTCCAGCCAGTGAAATTGAAGCATCTGTTGAAGATGCTCCAACTCCTGAGAAACCTAGGAAG GTGCATGCAAagtggatcctggacacagacaccTTCAACGAATGGATGAATGAGGAAGACTACGAAGTAAATGATGACAAAAACCCTGTCTCCCGCCGAAAGAAGATTTCAGCCAAGACATTGACAGATGAG GTGAACAGCCCAGATTCAGATCGACGGGACAAGAAGGGGGGAAACTATAAGAAGAGGAAGCGCTCCCCGTCTCCTTCACCGACCCCAGAagctaagaagaaaaatgctaAGAAAGG tcCCTCAACACCTTACACTAAGTCAAAACGTGGCCACCGAGAAGAGGAGCAAGAAGACCTGACAAAGGACATGGATGAGCCCTCACCGGTCCCCAACGTAGAAGAGGTGACACTGCCCAAGACAG TCAACACTAAGAAGGACTCCGAGTCAGCCCCAGTCAAAGGAGGCACCATGACTGACCTGG atGAACAGGAGGATGAAAGCATGGAGACCACGGGCAAG GATGAGGATGAGAACAGTACGGGGAACAAGGGGGAGCAGACCAAGAATCCAGACCTTCACGAGGACAACGTGACTGAGCAGACCCACCACATCATCATCCCCAGCTACGCTGCCTGGTTTGACTATAATAG TGTTCATGCCATTGAGCGGAGGGCTCTCCCCGAGTTCTTCAACGGCAAGAACAAGTCCAAGACCCCAGAAAT cTACCTGGCCTATCGGAACTTCATGATTGACACTTACCGGCTGAACCCCCAAGAGTATCTCACCTCCACCGCCTGCCGCAGGAACCTGGCGGGTGATGTCTGTGCCATCATGAG GGTCCATGCCTTCCTAGAACAGTGGGGTCTTATTAACTACCAGGTGGATGCTGAGAGTCGACCAACCCCAATGGGGCCTCCACCCACCTCTCACTTCCACGTCTTGGCGGACACACCATCAGGGCTGGTGCCTCTGCAGCCCAAGACCCCACAG ACCTCTGCTTCCCAGCAAATGCTCAACTTCCCtgacaaaggcaaagagaaaccAACAGACATGCAGAACTTTGGGCTGCGCACAGACATGTACACGAAGAAGAACGTCCCCTCCAAG AGCAAGGCTGCAGCCAGCGCCACTCGAGAGTGGACAGAACAGGAGACCCTGCTGCTCCTGGAG gCACTGGAAATGTACAAAGATGACTGGAACAAAGTGTCGGAGCATGTGGGAAGCCGCACCCAGGACGAGTGCATCTTGCATTTTCTTCGTCTTCCCATCGAAGATCCGTACCTGGAGGACTCAGAGGCCTCCCTGGGGCCCCTGGCCTACCAGCCCATCCCCTTCAGTCAGTCAGGCAACCCTGTTATGAGCACTGTTGCCTTCCTGGCCTCTGTCGTCGATCCTCGAGTTGCCTCTGCTGCTGCAAAGTCTGCCCTAG AAGAGTTCTCCAAAATGAAGGAAGAGGTACCCACAGCTTTGGTGGAGGCCCATGTTCGGAAGGTGGAAGAAGCAGCCAAAGTGACGGGCAAGGCGGACCCAGCCTTTGGCCTGGAAAGCAGTGGCATTGCAGGAACCACCTCTGATGAGCCTGAGCGGATCG AGGAGAGCGGGACTGACGAGGCACGGGCAGAGGGCCAGGCcacagaggagaagaaggagccCAAG GAACCCCGAGAAGGAGTTGGGGCTGTAGAGGAAGAAGCAAAGGAGAAAACCAGCGAGGCTCCCaagaaggatgaagagaaagggaaagaaggcgaCGGCGAGAAGGAGTCAGAAAAGAGTGACGGGGACGCGATAG TTGACcctgagaaggagaaggagccaaaggaagggcaggaggaagtgCTGAAGGAAGTGGTGGAGTcggagggggagaggaagacaAAGGTGGAGCGGGACATCGGCGAGGGCAACCTCTCCACTGCTGCCGCTGCAGCTCTGGCCGCTGCCGCCGTGAAGGCCAAG CACTTGGCTGCTGTTGAAGAAAGGAAGATCAAATCTCTGGTGGCCCTGCTGGTGGAGACCCAAATGAAAAAGTTGGAGATCAAACTCCGGCACTTTGAAGAACTGGAGACGATCATGGACCGGGAGCGAGAAGCA CTGGAGTATCAGAGACAGCAGCTCCTGGCCGACAGACAAGCCTTCCACATGGAGCAGCTGAAGTATGCGGAGATGAGGGCCCGGCAGCAGCACTTTCAACAAATGCACCAACAGCAACAGCAGCCACCGCCAGCCTtgcccccaggctcccagcctaTCCCTCCTACAGGCGCCGCTGGGCCACCCACAGTCCACGGCTTGGCCATGGCTCCAGCTTCTGTGGCCCCTGCTCCTGCTGGCAGTGGGGCCCCTCCTGGAAGCTTGGGCCCCTCTGAACAGATTGGGCAGGCAGGGTCAACAGCAGGGCCACAGCAGCAGCAACCAGCTGGAGCCCCCCAGCCTGGGGCAGTCCCACCAGGGGTACCCCCCCCTGGACCCCATG GCCCCTCACCGTTCCCCAACCAACAAACTCCTCCCTCAATGATGCCAGGGGCAGTGCCAGGCAGCGGGCACCCAGGCGTGGCGGGTAATGCTCCTTTGGGTTTGCCTTTTGGCatgccgcctcctcctcctcctcctgctccatccaTCATCCCATTTGGTAGTCTAGCCGACTCCATCAGTATTAACCTTCCCCCTCCTAACCTGCATGGGCATCACCACCATCTCCCGTTCGCCCCGGGCACTCTCCCCCCACCTAACCTGCCTGTGTCCATGGCGAACCCTCTACATCCTAACCTGCCGGCGACCACCACCATGCCATCTTCCTTGCCTCTCGGGCCGGGGCTCGGATCCGCCGCAGCCCAGAGCCCTGCCATTGTGGCAGCTGTTCAGGGCAACCTCCTGCCCAGTGCCAGCCCACTGCCAG aCCCAGGCACTCCCTTGCCTCCAGACCCCACGGCCCCTAGCCCAGGCACGGTCACCCCTGTGCCACCTCCACAGTGA